The window CTCCCGCCATATGCCCGTACCCGTAAACGGGGCCTCCTCCTTGGTGGCCCATTATATTCATACCATACATTCTTTCGTATCCCCCACTACTATTCCCTAGAGTCAATGCACCACCATTTCCGCCGCcgtcgccgtcgccggagctgaCACCGCTCTCCTTCTCTCCTCTTCCGGCCAAGGCGCTTTTCTCCCCCTCCATATCCCTAAACCTCTGCAAGTAAATCTTAAGTGGCTCGACGTAATCCTCGAATCCTAGAGTGGTCATCGCCCACAGTAAATCGTCGCCGTTGATCGTCTTTCTCTTCTCTCGCTGACACTTGTCGGATGCCTCACCGGTGATGAAGCTGATGAATTCGGAGACGCATTCTTGCACTGTTTCTTTCGCGTCTTTGGATATTTTTGCATTAGCGGGCAAAGCTTTCTTCATGATTCTGCTGACGTTTGCGATCGGGAGGAACCTGTCTTGTTCTTTTTGGGAGATTTCGTTGTGATCCTTGTGCCCCCCAGATTCATTATCCGAATCTGCCATTCTTTCAATATTATCAGGGAGATAGTCTCAGTTTCGAGATGGAGAAGTGGATACGTAAGTTTTCAACGGAAGTTCAAAGTAAAATCGATAGAAAACTCCGACTACAATTTTGAGCCAGAACCAGAGAATATGGAAGTCTTTGAAAAGAAATTCAAGGGAAAAAACAAAGAAGAAATCGGATGAAAAACGTGAAACTACTCTGGTTTC of the Primulina huaijiensis isolate GDHJ02 chromosome 1, ASM1229523v2, whole genome shotgun sequence genome contains:
- the LOC140981376 gene encoding nuclear transcription factor Y subunit B-3-like, whose translation is MADSDNESGGHKDHNEISQKEQDRFLPIANVSRIMKKALPANAKISKDAKETVQECVSEFISFITGEASDKCQREKRKTINGDDLLWAMTTLGFEDYVEPLKIYLQRFRDMEGEKSALAGRGEKESGVSSGDGDGGGNGGALTLGNSSGGYERMYGMNIMGHQGGGPVYGYGHMAGGSGKVGSGNHLGSGSGGSRGRAR